AGACGTAACTCTTCAACGTAATACGTTCCCCCAAAAGTCATAACCCCTCAACATAACACATCTTCATATATGGGCCCTTATCTAGtaggccgggcttttaggcccaacatgggcggacgggccttaaacCCATCatcatacaaataaataaaaccatcagatCCCTCATCCTTGTTTTCCCACATTTCAAGTTATGACAATCTGCCTCTTTCATATTCGGTCGCAACATGACTAGTTTCAACTGTTGGAAACAGAAACGGAGTTACTACTGTCCAGGCCATGCCTTCCAAATCAGGTGACTGTTTAGTTCTCTGACTAAATGTGCCAATGACTTGTGAGATTTTCTTCGTTCTCTTTTCTTACCAACTTATGAGTTGTATATCAGTGTGCGACTGCAATCTTTAAGTGCAAAACAAAAgcattgaagaaagaatcattGGAACTTTGGAGATCTTGCACTATATACACAGTGCCACGGCTCTGtgttacaaaagaaaaaaaaatcgttgaTTGAAAATTGGAATGTGGCTTGAAAGTTATGGATGCCAGAGGATTTTTGTTTAACTCGCGCTGCGGTTGAGCATCTCATTGTACTGAACGTACGACATCTGCCTCTGCAGCTTCATTTGCTCGTAAAATTTTGCTATGAACTCTTCTGCTCTCGAGTCGATCCCCCGCTCTTCCTCCTCACATTCGATCCTCCCATAGTCATCATTGTCGTAAAAGCACTCTTCCTCGTCTCCTTTTTCGAGGAAGAAGCTCTTCTTCTTACTATCATTTCCATTATGAACTCTATCACCTTCCTCATTGTCGAACTCCATATCGAAATCGACTTTAGGGTTGATGCATGGGAACATGAACCGCATCGACCCAGGGCAGTGCATCTTCACATGGACAACCGGCGTCTTCTCAAACGAGAGCTCCCGCTCGCTGTACCAGATGTGACCACGAGGGGTCGCCACATGGCCGATG
This region of Eucalyptus grandis isolate ANBG69807.140 chromosome 8, ASM1654582v1, whole genome shotgun sequence genomic DNA includes:
- the LOC108954687 gene encoding uncharacterized protein LOC108954687, which codes for MPRAKEPSVSRQAWKLLRLALLWARRGGAFKLQLRLFVPKFLKTIGHVATPRGHIWYSERELSFEKTPVVHVKMHCPGSMRFMFPCINPKVDFDMEFDNEEGDRVHNGNDSKKKSFFLEKGDEEECFYDNDDYGRIECEEEERGIDSRAEEFIAKFYEQMKLQRQMSYVQYNEMLNRSAS